In Cryptomeria japonica chromosome 5, Sugi_1.0, whole genome shotgun sequence, the genomic window TGCCACATGGAGCTTTCTCTCCTATTGTGAACTTTGAGGTTACTTCTTATGAAGCTCGCACATCCATTTTTGCCAATGGATCCTCTTACATTGACTTCTTGCCTTTACACAAAATATGGGCCTCCTCCTTTTTCTTTGATATGCTCATAATAGTACAAAATCTTCAATTcaaaagaaatccttgttttggtTGTGCATATCAAAACCTCATTTTTAATTTTTGAGAGCATGTCTAATTTGATGGATCCTtatcaaaagagaaaaaaatgTTTGGTAGGATAGTCTATTGTTATCTTTTTTATATTTACGCTGAAGGCGTCTCCTATCTGAGAATGGACAACCTCATTTTTCAAATCTAAGGTTGATATCATCTCTAAGCCCATGCAAGACGATTGAATTGATTAGAACCGTCCATTTTCGTTAGTCATTTTCATGCATTTTTTCTCCCTGTACACGCAAGAGATAAAGATGAGGTACTACTATTCTGGAATACATAGCTGCCAAGCTTCGTTAGCCAGCCTAGAGCTGCGTTTGATGTGCACGCCTGCTCTGACACCAATGCCCGATGGTCAAATCACCAACCGTAGTCCTCATCGTTCATGAATTTCCTGTCGATGGATGTGTCATGAATTTCCTGTCGATGGTTTACCAAATTTCTTAAAAACtaaggaaatttttttttaaaaaaaaagagtaaatttgtcatgtgacattgctAACACAACACAGGTTAATAAATTttgtaaattcttttttttttagttGTGGCTGATTTTAGTAAAAAGTATAAGAATAATATTATTGTAGCAAATAAAACCCTTTTCCCAGTACGTGTTTCTCTAATCTCTTAGAGAATTTGACCAATCATTTATTTACTACCATGGCAAAGATTAATTAGTCCATAAAATAAATGGAACCCATCAATTACCTTTAGGTGTTTGAAACAATAGTTTACATATTAAATCTCATTGGTAGAGAAAATTAAAGGAATTATGTCCATAATTATTATGAACTTAAAGTtgattatattaataaataatattttgcaTTTTATACTATATTAATTATCTTTAATTTGTATCATATTATGGATTACTATTATAGTAATTATTAATACTAATATAAAAtcataattattataataatattattataatataattaaaaataaatgaaatatttaatcatATATGATATTAAGTCAACTTTATAAATTAATATCATAAGCTTTTTAGTGAATATCTTTTGAATAAATTAAAATCATCTTTACGAAATAAATTTTCAACACAGGAATAGGAATAGGAGTTGAAATAAGGAGAGAGAGAAGCATTTTTCAACTAGTAAGTAATATTATTCAGGATTCACTATATAATAAAATTGTATATtacattttttatattaatttttcttCACTTTAAATATAAGTATAGTTAATGTTGAAACTAAAGATAAATAAATTAATGATATAtaccattttattaattaatttataattttttaaaattataatatagatcttattttataatttatcattgtaaattgTTTAGTGTCTTTTTAGATAGTCCTAAAGCAACTAGTTATGTACTCCATTGATATCATTACTTGTGCCACATTTCTCAAATTGAAAATAAGATGTTAGAAAGTTATGAACAAAAtttgttaattaaattaaatatatttatttattattatatacgcTATTTGAATTTATCATAAtacaaattattaaatatatttcaaTGAAATTAGAATATAAAATAAAAGCTATTAGAAGtagtttaatttataatatttgttgttatattaaatttaaatcatTGTACAAtcattatatttaaaaatttattctcTCTATCTTTACCCCTCTCTATTTACTTGTTTTTGTCACCTTTATTTGGCACTATTGCCCCTTCTATCTCTATCttcctatcttcctctctccctctctatctatatctcattatcttcatctatctctcttattcactccatctctcctactctctctctctctctctctctctctctctctctctctctctctctctctctctctctctctctctctctctctctctatgtatgtATCTCCCTCTCTATACCTCTCACTCTTTATTACTTGCATGTACatcaacatctctctctctctctctatatgtctctttccatccatatctttcttcctctatctACCTATCTCTTTAACTTTTTCTCTAACCTTCTCTATACCTCTCTCTCACTATATATATCACTCTATCTCCACCTCTCTATTTATCAGAATCTCTCTAACCatactcttgtgtgtgtgtgtgtgtatctcaaTCCCTCCCTATCCTCTATATATCTCTTGTCTTTTCTTCCCACATatatctttctcactctcttcttcttctcatataTCTAGAtcacttcctctttctctctccttgtctctctctctttctacctCTCTTTACCTCTATATTTTAATCTCCCCCTTCCTCtttccctctatcttcatctctccctccATCGTCttatctccccctctatctctacatatgtctccctctctcttcctatgCCTCTGCCtagacttttgcaactatatatctTTACCTCTATAGCTCTTGCCCTCAATATTTCTTCGTCCATCTCCTCAtgtatctctagacatgtctccctctttccctcttcaTATCCCTATTCCTCTATATTGATATATCTTTACCGTTTTAGCTTAAGTTCTCACCATTTCCTCCTCCAtatcaccctctatctctatcttattatctatctctctatcacctcctatatctatctttatatttctctctttctaatatatatttatctcttctatctctatacatccttctctcctctctctgtctctccttctccttctctacaTATCCCTCTCCATCTCACTATCTTCCTTATCTTACTATCACTTCACCACTACTACCTTCATtgtaaaagaaaaattattttctaaattgtctcaattgatctcatgtactatACTATTGTATGCAAATAATAGACCAATTGTTTTCCTAATTGACCTCCCATACCTATTCGGTGTACCCTTTTTTCCTAATTGACCTCCCATACCTATTCGGCGTACCTTTTGCATTACAAATGAACCCTACATAACCTTACCCCTTGTGaagtttgaacttgtgacctctctttcaagagcacaaattcttCACCACTAGACCAACTCGGACTATACAAAGCAAATAAAATACCAGTGAAAAAGAGAATCGTAAAAAACGCAAATAAAATACCAGTGGAGAAGAGAATcgttaaaaaaacaaataaaaacaaatagGGCGCCTAGTAGCAATTAAAACAGATCTGCTTTTGTTTAGTAGAGTGCCAGAGAAGCAACTGTAAAGTATAAGTTGAGGGATAACTAGTCAAACTTGCCTTGGGTTTCCGTTGTGGAGCTGATGGAATGCAATACCAGTGATGGATACAAAACCCAAAAGAAGAAAAATTGCATTTCGAACACGGCATAATAATAAATGTGACTTTTGTATTGATTGATGCTCGTTTGTTGAATGTATTTTTTAAGATCGTAGAAATGGGCGAGGGAAGTCTGGAATTAAAAATTGTTGCAGCAGAAGGACTTAAGAATGTGAACATTTTTAATAAGGGTAAAATAAGTCCATATGCAGTTGCTTGGGTAGATCCCCAGCTGAAGAAATCTACTAAAACTCTGCGAAATTCTGGAACGTCTCCTGTTTGGAATGACACCGTTTTACTCCCTCTGCAGACCCAGTTGCTTAATAATCCCAATGCAGCTCTTATCATTCAGGTTATGTGTGAAGCCCCCCTTAAAACAAAGATAATCGGAACCACAACTATAATGGTCGCCGAGATCAAAAGGATTTGTTCTATAACAGGGAGAGATGAGAGTGAAACATTCACATTGCAACTGTGGAGGCCATCTGGGAGGGCTTATGGGATGCTGAAAATCGCTCTTAAACTTAAGGGCTTTGCTCAATCGCAGATATCTGATGTGTCCTCCAATTGGGTATCGACCAATCCCCAACCACCCAACTGGGCTTTGGCTAATTCTCAAGCACGCAATTGGGAGGTCACCAATTTCTCCCAGCCATGCGATTTTCCAGTGCAAGGTATTCCTGTTTCAGCAATGTATCCTCCAGTAGCCTCTATTGCAGTCCCTTCAGATGCCACGGACAATTCCACATCAGAAGAGCAATGCACTTATTCACCTGCACTACAAAAACCCTCATCAGTAGTCATGCCTTTTCACCAAAGTGCAGGCCCAATGGGTATTGTGGAAAATTCCACATCAAATGAGCAATGTGTTTATACAGatgcacaaccacaacaaccaccAGCATACATGCCTCGTCCTCCAACAGCTCCCCCGTTACAGCAAAACAATGCTCCAAAGAATTTCCTCATAGGCCTGCTCAGTGGTGCAGTTGCAGCAGTTCTTGTAGGAAGCGCAATGATGTGAAGAGTTAGGATCTGTAAGAATTAATCTGTTTGTGCTTTCATcaaaaggtcattttatgttctccgtGGAATTCAAGTGTAACGATGATAGAGATCTGTTTGTGCTCGCTTGTGTAATGGAGGTTTAAAGAAGTTCTCTGCATGAGTTACCATTAAGCACTTGCAGTCTCATCTTTCTGCAGGCATTGCTAGTATATTTAGTCTTTTTTGGAATGCTAGAGATTAGGATTGTGTCCATTTTGTTAAGGGAGTTTTACCAATGCCCTTTTTAGAGGAGTGCTTTGTGTGAAGCTCCATCAAGCATTATTGTCTCAATTCTCTATAGACAATGCTAATATGTATATTGCATCCCATGTTCTTGTTAACTAGCAGTACCTGTTACGATTTGACTTACTTGGTGAAAAGTGTGCTTAATTTCAAATCAAAGTCACAATTGGGATTTTGTTCTCAGTAGTGGAGTAACTTCTTTAAGCTGCATTGCTTAAATTCGTTGTGCTACATGTTTGTTCCATTAATTCTAATTTGCAATTTTCTGTaattatttctatttttcaattagcTAATTCTCATTTACCAACATTCTAGCATTCATACCTCAAAATAACTTCTGGGGATGTTAGAACTGAGGAAGCTTGATTATACCCTTAGAAGAGAAGAATGAGCAGTGAAGACATCATTAATGGAATTCTCCTACCTATCTTTCCTTAGTTTCCATGTTTTGGAATTCAATATACGTTTGGAACTGTGTGCTGAGAAACCTTAATTtctttttgaagtttgaaccttaCCTTCATGTGGATATACTGCAAAATCCTTTGATTTGGCATTTTTTATATGCTCATGCTTGCTTAGTTCCACTTTGAATCCTTTTGTTTTGAGAAGCAGTCGTATGAATAAAATTTGGAGGTaaactaaaaaatatttcatttgggCTGGCCTTTACTTGTCTCAGTAATTGAAAGTCGTTATATAAGTTTTCTGATTTCAGAATGCTTTAATCTCTTTCATTCACTTTATGCacgtatgtgtgtgtgagagagtgagATACACTTCTAATGTCTTTTGGTTTATGTGAATTCATTGAATTTCCGTTTTGTGAATGCTGAACCTGTACATATGTTCAGTGCATACAGAAATTTTAATGCCGTGTATAAGTGTGATTTGCAACTCTCTGTGTAGTAACTAGTTATTCATAGTTTTTTTATTAACTATTCCATGTTTACCATCTTAACTTCCATACCCCAAACTGACTCATGGGGACGTCAGAACTTGGAAGCTTAATTATCTACTTATATGAAAAGAATGAGCAGTGAAGATAGCATCAGTGAACTATCCTATCTATCTATCTGGGGCTTCTATGATTTATTATTCAGTATGTGTGCTCACAAATCTTATTTTTTTTAACCTTAAGTTTCCTTCATGAGTATATACTGTGAAAAATCCTTTGAATTGCCATTTTTGTTTGCTAATGCATATTTAATTCCATTCTGAATCCCTTTGTTATTAGAAGCAAGAGTATGAGCACAATTCAAAGCTAAACTAGAAAGCATTTCAAACGAGTTGGTTTCTGCTGGTGTCAGTAATTGAAAGCATTTTGTAAATTCTCCAAGGTCAGAATGCTTtactatctagcattcatgcattttgtaaattttgtaatgATTTTTGTGCATTAAATTTCTCTGGCACGAGTGTTGAACCTGTACATTTATCAGTGGATACAGGAATTTTATCATGCGTTCTTAACTCTGGCTTTTTCTTCCTGTTCGTTACCTACTGTATTCTAACTACTTCTATATCTCATTCATGATTTGTTTGCATGCCTTGAAATACTTATGTTCTCCTTAGCACACATGTTTGGAATTGGTATTGCTATGCCTCCATCTGCTTCACCCATTCCGAATGTCTGAATGTTTGTTGTGGTCTTGTTCTTGTAgatgttttaaaaatatttatgaaattCATATGATTATAAACTATTTCCATACATTCGTCATCTTGGATGAAAATGCAAAGCTGGATTATATTGTTTATACCAAGTTTTTTGAAGTTACCTCTACTTATTACCACTACATGGAAATAATTGATAATTGCTGTACAAATGAGACACTTGAGTTGTTGTTGCTGACTATTCTTTTTGAGTCCAATATCTTATTGCTCACTTTATGGGCTATTTTTTTAATCTTACTTGTAAACTGTCTCATATTTGCCTTCTTGTACATGGGCAGACTCTGTGCCAGGCTAATATGGCTTACATTAAATTCTCAACATTTTTAATGTTGTTCAAGTCAAAAGTAAGTGAAATTGCCTTCACAAGTTGACTTCCTTTTAATTGTGGATGCAGCATAGTAGTAAACAGGTGGCTTAAGGAGTTGGAGCAATTTTAGAAGGTTAATTTTCTTTTTGATTAAGTATAAGTAGCTGTGTCAAAGGTAGAAGTAGAAGGCATCTATGGTGAAAAAGTTACGTGGGCTGGACACTACCTCTGGGCCCATTATTCAAGATACAATGGAGGAAGCATCAAGTGCCATAACTATGTTAGATATGTCCTTGTCTTGTGACTATTCTTCTCGTTTTCAAGTTTCTATTATTGATTGGAGTGCAACCACCACACAAGCCTTGGGGAACATTAAGCACACCTTACAAGTCTTGAGAATTCATGTGCTATATTCCATAGCATATGCACTTATGTGTAACACCTGGTGTCATTGTGCACCACCACACATGATCCCAAGCTAGTGTTTGTTTCATCATGTGCCACCATGCATGACATTGTATAACCCCCTCATGTGCCCCTTGCATCATTAGTTAATCTGTACACATGTACCTCTTTAGCCATGGAATGAAATGTCTACTGTCAGGACTCTCAAAACCAATAGGCAGTTGGAAGATCAATGGTTTAGGACATGAACTGTTACACCTTCATCTTCGTGTTTTGTAACTATAATGTAATATACATACTCTTTCATCTCTTCACATTGAAAGAGGACTGATAATTGAATAGTTGTAGCAAATCAGTTTGATGTGCTCACTGGGAGCCTCACCCATTGTGGTCACAGGAATCTTTATTCCTTGCTGCAATCTGTAACATTTGTTGTATCCTATTCATTTCTGATTGTGAATAGAAGTAGCATAAATATTTGCTAATGTCTTCCGCTTGTGTAACTTGATCGTGTGTTGGTTTGAACTTTCTGTTTTCCTTTGCATAATCTATAGACACTTATTTCACAAGATTTCTTTGCCCCTCAGGCCACTTGTGATTTGGATCAATTATCCAGAGTGTTGAGACTCACATTTGACAAATACTTGGTAAGTTACTTTTTGATTTGGACTCATATTTGGTGGAAAAACTGTTTGTAATGTTTGTTTTTTTGAAAATGTGAATGCATTAACTAATTGTTTTTTCGACAGCCTTGACCGATTTTGTGAGTGTTGGCTGCAGACTTGCCAAGGCTAGTTCAGACTGGGTTTTGCAAGTTCTCATTGAGACTTACCAAGCATTGCAAGTGTAgggtaaattttaaatttaaactgTGGTTTAGTTTATTAACCCTTTATTAAGTATATTGCTTAATTAACAAGTATGCCTACTTTCATTTAAGAAACGGGAAGCATAAGCTTACAGTAAACAAAGTAAATACTAATCGAATAATTTGAGAGCTTGGTTTTAAATAATAGA contains:
- the LOC131043446 gene encoding uncharacterized protein LOC131043446, whose translation is MGEGSLELKIVAAEGLKNVNIFNKGKISPYAVAWVDPQLKKSTKTLRNSGTSPVWNDTVLLPLQTQLLNNPNAALIIQVMCEAPLKTKIIGTTTIMVAEIKRICSITGRDESETFTLQLWRPSGRAYGMLKIALKLKGFAQSQISDVSSNWVSTNPQPPNWALANSQARNWEVTNFSQPCDFPVQGIPVSAMYPPVASIAVPSDATDNSTSEEQCTYSPALQKPSSVVMPFHQSAGPMGIVENSTSNEQCVYTDAQPQQPPAYMPRPPTAPPLQQNNAPKNFLIGLLSGAVAAVLVGSAMM